In Candidatus Brocadia sp., the genomic stretch ATTTCACCACCGAGGGCGTCGATTTCCCGAACCAATTGACCTTTTGCAAGGCCACCGATGGCAGGGTTGCATGACATTTGGGCAATCGTATCCAGATTTATCGTGAGCAATGCCGTACTCATGCCCATACGTGCAGATGCGAGGGCTGCTTCGCAGCCTGCATGTCCGGCGCCGACCACGATTACGTCAAATTCTGTATGCATATACTACTTTGCACGTTCAACAAAACGTGTTTCCCGAATTACGGTAACAACGACCTCCCCCGGGTATTCCAATTGTCCTTCGATTTCTTTGGCAATATCATAACACAACTTGGAAGCGGCCTTGTCATTTGTCTTATCCGGACATACCATCACACGTACTTCCCTTCCTGCCTGAATGGCATAGGCGCTTTCTACACCGTTGAAAGAAGTTGCAATACTTTCCAGTTTCTCCAGTCGTTTAATATACTTTTCCAACGTTTCTCTCCTTGCACCTGGTCTTCCCGCAGAGATAGCATCAGCCGCACTTGCCAACACAGTATAAACAGATTCCACCGGTGTTTCTTCATGATGGCCGGCAATTGCGTTTACCACTTCAGGTCTTTCATCATAACGCTTTGCAAGATCAGCGCCTGCGATGGCATGAGTGCCTTCCATTTCAGGGCCTATAGCCTTACCAATGTCATGCAAAAGGCCGCATCTTTTTGCCAATGGGACATCCAGTTTTAATTCGCCTGCAATGATACCCATGAGGTTTGCAACTTCGATAGAATGCTGCAGTTGATTTTGTCCATAACTCGTTCTATACTTAAGCCTTCCAACAAGTTTTATCAATTCCGGATGAATATTATGAATCCCTAATTCAAAACACGTTTGCTTTCCAGTTTCCTGAATAACCTGTTCTACTTCCTTTTCCGTTTCTTTCACAATTTCTTCGATATGTGCCGGATGAATTCTTCCGTCAAGGATCAGTTTCTCCATCGATTGCCGTGCTATTTCGCGGCGGACACTATCAAATCCAGAAAGGACGATTACGCCAGGGGTATCATCCACAATAACGTCAATTCCGGTTGCCTTCTCAAAGGCGCGGATGTTCCTTCCTTCGCGGCCGATGATACGCCCTTTCATTTCATTGTTGGGGAGTTCAATTGAACTTACGATATTTTCAGCTGTTTGAGCTGCTGCGCACCGTTGAATAGCGGTGCTTATTAATGATACAGCAGTTTGTTCTGCATTTTCCTTTGCTTCCACTATTTTTTTTGAAATCAGTTCAGAGCATTTGATGTCAAGCTCTTTTTCCAGCCGACTTAATAAAAGTTTTTCAGCCTCTTCTCTGGATAAATTAGAGATTTTCTGGAGGGCTTTATTTTCTTCTTCTATTAACTTTTCAAGTTCTAATCTCTTTTCGTCTAATTTTTTTTCTTTTATGGCAAAATTGGCAGAAAGCGTGTCAATATACCTTTCCTTTTTTGTTAATAACTCCATTTTGCGTTCCAGGTTATCTTCTCTTTTGCTCAACCTCTTTTCATGTAACCTTAACTCCATCTTTGTTTCCTGGGTTTCTTTTTCAAAAGCCTCTCTGCGTTGGTACAGTTCTGCTTTCGCTGCCAGTTCAGCTTCCTTCTTAATTTTTTCAGCCGCTTGTTGTGATTCTTCAAGAAGATGCTTTATCTTCTTTTCGCTGGCAGCTTGCCTCTTTTTGTATACGAGAATACAAATAAAGTATCCAATGGCAAGGCATAGAGGGGAAAGGATGCATGCCAATAGTTGAAATAGTTGCATTTTACATTCATAAGCCGATTTGTCGGGCTCATCCTCCAAAAATAAAAAACAATCTTAGATGTAATACGAGATAATGAGAAATGAAGGTCGGGAAAAACGAAACTTGATGAAACCGTTTGGAAGAAATGCCACCTGAGCGAAATGCCAGTTTGAACAGAACTAGAATAGGAAATGAAGGACGGGATCTTTTAGAAATATTTCCCAAGAATTACATATTTTGACTTAAAGTACGGCATTGGCATAATATGATTATATAAAATGCCGTATCGATTATGGCAATAGCGCCATCTCTTTAAAGTACCTCTTGGACAAATCAGATTGGGCTTATTAAATATTTTTCCTTTAAGATCCATAATTGATTATCGTTAAATGACAATCATAAGAAGCAAAACAGTATATCAAAAACAACAGGTATCTTGTAGATATTGATATACTGTTTTTGTTCATTTCTCCAACTATTTCTAATATAAAGATTTAATAATATCAGGGGCATTCCTTAGATCAGCGTTTCCCGAGCTTCTCTTTAAGACTTTTCCAAAAAGTATATAATACTGACAATGCATACCATGAAATTTTAAAGTTCGTTTTGAAACGTAACACATTCCTTCTGGAATGCTTTTGTCAGCGGTTTTTCATTTAAATCGAATTTTAAACTATCTTTTAAACCAAGTCAAGCGATTTTATATCCATATTATGAAAAGGGTTAAGAAATTATGAATCATAAGTAACTGTTTTTGATTTTTTATTTATTACCTTGATGCTTGACAAGAAAAATATCGCTAAGTATAATCTTTTCTTTCATCTTAATAGAGGTTTTCAATGAAAGACTAAATATTTTTTTTGCTAAAACCATTGCTTTGATAATTTAGGAGAATCCATATGAGAGTCGAAGTAGAATTACCAGAAGTGGAAGGAAATAATGGCGACGAAGCGACAGTCTCTTTTTGGTATGTAGAAGAAGATGAAGAGGTTGAAGAGGGTGAAGACCTTGTCGAGATGATCACCGAGAAGACAACTTTTAATGTTACAGCTCCTGTGTCCGGCAGATTGTTAGAGATACTTGCGCAGGAAGGTGACGTAGTGAAAGTAGGTGATATTATGGCAATACTCGAAACTGAAGAGGAGGAAGAAGAGGAAGAGGAAGAAGAGGAAGAGGAGGATGAGGAGGAAGAGGAAGAAGAGGATTAGTTTTTCAAGCATCAAGCAATACGATGAGAATTACGTTCCTCGTTATGCTTATCCATAGCACACAATGATACAACCATTTATCCCTCTCTATCTACCTCTTGTTGCAGGTGGATGGAAGGGGGTAAAAAAGCTTTATCCCAAAGAACTTCCAGGGCATCAATAGTATTATGCATCTGTGTTAGACGAGATCACACATGTCTTTTAAAATCATCTCTTGCCAGGACCGTGTTGTGAAGTTATTTCAAAACGCTATTCTCAATGACCGTCTGGCACACGCTTATATCTTCGCTGGCCAGGAAGGCATCGGTAAAACATTATTTTCCAAAGAATTAGCAAAGACGATTTTTTGTCAACATCCTGGTGTGGATGCGTGCGATACCTGCAATTCTTGTAAAAGAATCACCAGTGATAATTTTTCTGACCTTTTTTTCATACTCCCTGAGAAAAACAGTCGGGTGATTAAAATTGAACAATTACAATACCTCCAGGACGTCCTGAGTGTCAAACCTCTGGAATCAAAGTATAAAATAGCAATTATACAATCAGCGGACAAGATGAACGAGGAGGCATCTAACTGTTTATTGAAAACTTTGGAAGAGCCTCCTTCCTATGCTATTATTATATTAATCGTAACCTCTTTAGAATCAGTCAGGGAAACGATCCGGTCGAGGTGTCAAATAGTCCGGTTTTCTCCGTTATCAGCAACCGTGGTAAAAGACATCCTCATAAATCGGTTTCAACTGGATAATAAACAAGCAGAACGATTAGCAGTCGTATCCAATGGCAGTGTTGAGAGGGCTACATTACTTTCCGGTACACATGCCCTTGAAAAGAAGAATTGGCTTGTTGACCGGATTTTGACATTAGAAATGAATGATAATTTAACTTTTTCAAAAGAATTATTCGAGGAATGGCATATCCAGGATCTGGAAGTATTAGAGGAAAAACGAACGTACGTAAAAGAACTGATACTTTCATTTCTTTTGTATTACCGGGACTTGCTTATTTGTAAGACAGAGGGAAGCGAGTTACCTATTTATTATATTGATTGGAGAGATGCATTAATCTCGAAAAGCAAATCATTCTCTGAAGATGTGCTGTTCCGCATTATACACGTGATCAAGACATCCCTGGAACATCTTGACCGTAATGCTAATATTACTTTATTACTGGAAAATATGATAACGAAGATACTCCATCTTCAATTTGGTTACAGAATACCATCTTTACAATAATAATTTTTAATTCTTTAATGCCAACGGTAATCATGGCTACATTGTAATTCTCAGTAGCTACCTATGTCAGTAACAGTTCAAAGTTGCGGTTGTAGCGCGAACTTCAGTTCGTCAGAGCTGGTTCAATCTTGCAGTTTTCCTTTTGCTGAGATTGTATTACTCTCTTCTCACCTTCACGGTTACAGTCGTCTTCAAACCGCTGGCTGCCTCGAATTTGACCCTTGCATTACCGGTCTTCTTCGTGGCTGTAATCGTAAATATAGCCTCACCGCTAGCGTCGGTATTTTGGCTTAACGGTGTAACTGATATACGCCTCTTACCTGTCTTGATCTTCGCCGTTACTGTTTCACCCACAACCGGGCAACCTTCGCTACCTGCCACCGCTACCGTTACGTCACCGCTCTCTTCTCTCCGGAGTTTCAGCATTTTGGGAAATGCCTCTATGGATTCAGCTTCGCATAGGGGTGTAGGTGTTACTGCGGGCGTTGCCGCCAATGTTATAAAAGACTTTTCATCTCCGTACGTATTATGATCTTTATACTGCCCAACTATCCTATAGTAATAAGTTGTTACAGGTGATAATCCATTTATGTCGGCGCTTACCATGTCATATGTCTCTGATTCACCTGAACCGTATGTTGCCACTGTACGGTCTAATGCCCCGCTGACCGTACAGTATTCGAACCACTTTGCTCCTATCGTCACATACTTCAGGATTCTTCCATGTAAAGTTGCCGAACTGGATGTTACATTTGTTGCATCATCTGTTATTACATCTGGTAGCTCCGTTGGTGATACTATTGGCGTTGGTGTTGCCGATATGGGTTGTAATTCAAAATCTAACGTTCGAGGGATACAAGGTTCTATGTCAATAAGTTGTGATAACGATTTGTAACCATCTGCTGATGCAGTAAGAGTATAAGCACCTCCACAACACCAAACCTCTTCTGGATCGAACCAAAGATAAGAACCATCTGCGTTTGTAAAAGATATTCCTAGACCAGCGCTAGCCTCAGTAATCATTGCGCCTTTAATACCTTTTTTAGTTAATGCATCTATTACCTTTCCAGGTATTATACAACTGCAATTATTGGTTGGATGTGGTGATGGTGTGACTATTGCTACGGGCGTCGCCGTTGCCGATAACGTAGCAAAGGACTTTTCTCGTCCCGTGCTTCCACCCACAATTACTCCACCAGGGTTAACGATCTGTGTTACAATCCTGTAATAATAAGTTGTGTCAGGAGACAATCCACTTATACCGATACTTACAGGTATGGCGCTACCAGTTGTCTCGCTAGTTCCAGTCACATTTTGTGTTGAGGATGTACCGCTGTAATTGTCACGGGTCGTTCCGTACTCAAACCATACTGTTATTGTAAGAGGTTCAAAAAAATAACTAATAACATTCCCATTTAGGGTTGACGAGCTTGAAGTCACGTCCGTTGCTTCACATGTTGTCGCAACCAGCGGTGGTGGCGCCGCGCATGTTAAATTTGAACAAAAACCAAAGATGGCACAAACAATTAAAAAACAATAGGCAAGGATAAAAGATGTATTTTTCATAGTTTTACCGCCGCCCTTACATTTTCAAAATAATATATGATTCAATTCGGTAAGCGAAAGCGAGGTAAGCAAAGAGAAATGGTATCTGCACCTATTGTAATATGACACAGAAAGGTTGTTTTTACAACTCTTTTCAGAGGGAAGAACAAAACCTCCTCTATCGGTAGGACAAGCGTCCTCGCTTGTCATTATGATATCAACCGGGGACGGTTGACCTACCTCAGGGGATTTATAGGTACGTTTGATACGGGAAAGGCCTTACACCTTATAAAGGTCGTGAGTGGCTTTAATTTTATTGAGATTTTTCAAAAAGCTAAATTGAAAATTATTGAAGTGCGGTAACACACCGGGCACATATGGTAGGATGTTCCTTGACGGTTCCCACGCTCTCTCTCAGGTTCCAGCACCTTTCACATTTTTTGTGTTGCGATACATTGCATTCTATCCAAAGATTTTCGGTTAATTCCCCCTTCACCGCTTCGGATGTTATACTCTTATCCAAATTTACCTCAGACACAAGAAATATCATAGGAAGGTCTTTTTCGTAGCTTTTAAGGAACCGCCAGAGTTCTTCGTTTTCTGTATAAAGATTGACGGATGCCTCCAATGAGTTACCTATCAACTTGGCGGCACGCATCTTTTCCAGTTCCCTTGCCACATCGGTTCTTATATTGATTAACTTTTCCCATCTTTCATTGAGAGAGTTGTCTGTCCAGACAGGGACTTCTTTTGGAAATGTCGTCAAATGAACGCTGGAGACGTCCTCATCCTTATGGATAATTGCTGACCATACTTCTTCCGCCGTGTGAACAATAATCGGTGCGGACAATTTAACAAGGTTTAACAGGATGTAATACATCACCGTCTGTGCGGCACGTCGCTCCTTTGAATTTTTGGGAAAGGTATAGGACCGGTCCTTCAAAATATCCAGATAAAAGGCACTCATTTCCACCGAACAAAAGTTGTAGATATTATGAAAAACACGGTGAAATTGTAACGACTCATAGGCCGACGTAATGTTCTTAATTAATTCTTGTGTCTTATGCAATGCCCATCGGTCTATTTCCAGTAATCCTTCATAGGCTATGGTATTTACCTTTGGGTCGAAATCGTAAAGGTTGCTGAGCAGATATCTGAACGTGTTGCGAACCCGTCTGTAGGCATCCGAACACCTGATGATTAAATTACGAG encodes the following:
- a CDS encoding biotin/lipoyl-binding protein yields the protein MRVEVELPEVEGNNGDEATVSFWYVEEDEEVEEGEDLVEMITEKTTFNVTAPVSGRLLEILAQEGDVVKVGDIMAILETEEEEEEEEEEEEEEDEEEEEEED
- the rny gene encoding ribonuclease Y; translated protein: MQLFQLLACILSPLCLAIGYFICILVYKKRQAASEKKIKHLLEESQQAAEKIKKEAELAAKAELYQRREAFEKETQETKMELRLHEKRLSKREDNLERKMELLTKKERYIDTLSANFAIKEKKLDEKRLELEKLIEEENKALQKISNLSREEAEKLLLSRLEKELDIKCSELISKKIVEAKENAEQTAVSLISTAIQRCAAAQTAENIVSSIELPNNEMKGRIIGREGRNIRAFEKATGIDVIVDDTPGVIVLSGFDSVRREIARQSMEKLILDGRIHPAHIEEIVKETEKEVEQVIQETGKQTCFELGIHNIHPELIKLVGRLKYRTSYGQNQLQHSIEVANLMGIIAGELKLDVPLAKRCGLLHDIGKAIGPEMEGTHAIAGADLAKRYDERPEVVNAIAGHHEETPVESVYTVLASAADAISAGRPGARRETLEKYIKRLEKLESIATSFNGVESAYAIQAGREVRVMVCPDKTNDKAASKLCYDIAKEIEGQLEYPGEVVVTVIRETRFVERAK
- the holB gene encoding DNA polymerase III subunit delta', with amino-acid sequence MSFKIISCQDRVVKLFQNAILNDRLAHAYIFAGQEGIGKTLFSKELAKTIFCQHPGVDACDTCNSCKRITSDNFSDLFFILPEKNSRVIKIEQLQYLQDVLSVKPLESKYKIAIIQSADKMNEEASNCLLKTLEEPPSYAIIILIVTSLESVRETIRSRCQIVRFSPLSATVVKDILINRFQLDNKQAERLAVVSNGSVERATLLSGTHALEKKNWLVDRILTLEMNDNLTFSKELFEEWHIQDLEVLEEKRTYVKELILSFLLYYRDLLICKTEGSELPIYYIDWRDALISKSKSFSEDVLFRIIHVIKTSLEHLDRNANITLLLENMITKILHLQFGYRIPSLQ